One [Clostridium] saccharolyticum WM1 DNA segment encodes these proteins:
- a CDS encoding selenium metabolism-associated LysR family transcriptional regulator, which translates to MNLKQLEAFVCVAEEKSFSAAAKKLYLTQPTVSAHISSLEKELGARLFVRTTKDVELSPEGEQLYGNARKILQLEKNILRDFTQKDLKTANRIVVGASTVPGQYILPQILSLFSRTYPGNQLELKEADSMEVVRLVQDGLVEIGFTGTTVTDPTCVFEPFYSDRLVIITPNNDKYRQYEKTGFPLEQFYEERWIFREEGSGTRKEAESHLKDMGVDLSRLEIVATISNQETIKKSVEAAMGISILSGAAVDDYVEQGALLRFSPGPQEIYRKLYMVWSKNHKPGKAARLFIRFVRELYAYL; encoded by the coding sequence ATGAATCTGAAGCAGTTGGAAGCATTTGTTTGTGTGGCGGAAGAAAAAAGCTTTTCGGCTGCTGCCAAGAAGCTTTATCTCACCCAGCCTACGGTAAGCGCCCATATCAGTTCTCTGGAAAAGGAACTGGGAGCCCGGCTGTTTGTCCGGACCACAAAGGATGTGGAACTGTCTCCGGAAGGGGAACAGCTTTACGGCAATGCCAGGAAAATACTTCAATTAGAAAAGAATATTCTGCGGGATTTCACCCAGAAGGATTTAAAGACAGCTAACAGGATCGTGGTAGGCGCTTCCACAGTACCGGGACAGTACATACTGCCCCAGATCCTTTCCCTGTTTTCCAGAACCTATCCGGGAAACCAGCTGGAGCTAAAGGAAGCGGACAGCATGGAGGTGGTCCGGCTGGTACAGGATGGCCTGGTGGAAATCGGCTTTACAGGGACCACTGTCACCGATCCCACCTGTGTGTTTGAACCTTTTTATTCGGACCGTCTGGTGATCATCACACCCAACAATGACAAATACCGCCAGTATGAGAAAACAGGATTCCCCTTAGAGCAGTTTTATGAGGAGCGCTGGATCTTCCGGGAGGAAGGCTCCGGCACAAGAAAGGAAGCAGAGAGCCATTTAAAGGATATGGGAGTGGATTTAAGCCGCCTGGAAATTGTGGCGACCATCAGCAATCAGGAAACCATTAAAAAATCCGTGGAGGCGGCCATGGGCATTTCCATCCTGTCTGGCGCAGCCGTGGATGATTATGTCGAGCAGGGAGCCCTGCTTCGGTTTTCACCGGGACCCCAGGAGATTTACCGGAAATTATATATGGTGTGGAGCAAAAATCACAAGCCAGGAAAAGCGGCCAGATTGTTTATCCGATTTGTCCGGGAACTGTATGCGTATTTATAG
- a CDS encoding DUF3343 domain-containing protein produces the protein MRKKERKIVITFRTTAEAIAMESQCQKEGIPGRLIPVPRQISSGCGLSWAMPADWEGDIGPWLEDRGLRWDKIGEYFI, from the coding sequence ATGAGAAAAAAAGAACGAAAAATTGTCATCACCTTCCGCACGACAGCAGAAGCCATTGCCATGGAATCCCAATGCCAGAAGGAGGGAATTCCGGGCCGGCTCATTCCCGTTCCCAGACAGATTTCTTCTGGCTGCGGTCTTTCCTGGGCAATGCCGGCTGACTGGGAGGGAGACATTGGACCGTGGCTGGAGGACAGGGGGCTCCGTTGGGATAAGATAGGGGAATATTTTATATAA
- a CDS encoding aminotransferase class V-fold PLP-dependent enzyme — protein sequence MIYLDNAATSFRKPEEVRKAVSDALVSLGNSGRGAHGASLDASRLIFDTRRLLAELFHGGDPSRVAFTANSTASLNMAIQGLLEPGDHVITTMMEHNSVLRPLYRMEEQGVELTILPSDERGRVKYEDFEDAVRKNTKAVVCTHASNLTGNINDLEIIGSICKKHGILLVVDASQTAGVFDIDMEKMGIHVLCFTGHKGLLGPQGTGGICVRQGISLRPFLVGGSGVKSYLKSQPEEMPEALEAGTLNGHGIAGLHAALLYLEKTGIETIRERELLLMRRFYEGVKDIPGVRVYGDFSDQALLCRAPVVALNIRDYDSGEVADELAFSYDIYTRAGAHCAPLMHQALGTVEQGAVRFSMSHYNEEEEIDKAIQAVRELSL from the coding sequence ATGATCTATCTGGATAATGCGGCGACCTCCTTCCGGAAGCCGGAGGAAGTGAGAAAGGCGGTGTCCGATGCCTTGGTTTCTCTTGGAAATTCCGGAAGGGGAGCCCATGGGGCATCTCTGGATGCATCCCGCCTGATTTTCGATACCCGCAGGCTCCTGGCAGAGCTTTTTCATGGAGGAGATCCTTCCCGGGTGGCTTTTACAGCCAATTCAACGGCCAGCTTGAACATGGCCATTCAGGGCCTCCTTGAACCGGGGGATCATGTGATTACCACCATGATGGAACACAATTCCGTACTGCGCCCTCTGTACCGCATGGAGGAGCAGGGCGTGGAGCTTACCATCCTGCCCTCAGATGAAAGGGGCAGGGTTAAGTATGAGGATTTTGAAGATGCAGTCCGGAAAAATACAAAGGCGGTGGTCTGTACCCATGCCTCCAACTTGACAGGAAACATAAATGACTTGGAAATCATCGGAAGTATCTGCAAAAAGCATGGGATTCTTCTGGTGGTGGATGCATCCCAGACTGCAGGGGTATTTGACATTGATATGGAAAAAATGGGGATCCATGTTTTGTGCTTTACCGGCCATAAAGGTCTTTTGGGACCTCAGGGGACCGGAGGAATCTGTGTCCGTCAGGGAATCTCCTTACGGCCTTTCCTGGTGGGAGGCAGCGGAGTCAAAAGTTATTTAAAGTCCCAGCCGGAGGAGATGCCGGAAGCCTTGGAAGCCGGAACCTTAAACGGCCACGGGATTGCAGGCCTTCATGCAGCCCTTCTGTATCTGGAAAAGACCGGGATTGAAACCATACGGGAAAGGGAGCTTCTGCTTATGAGGCGGTTCTATGAGGGCGTAAAGGATATTCCCGGAGTCCGGGTGTATGGGGACTTTTCAGATCAGGCACTTCTTTGCCGGGCTCCGGTAGTGGCTCTTAACATCAGGGATTACGATTCCGGCGAAGTAGCTGACGAGCTGGCTTTCTCCTATGATATCTATACCAGGGCTGGGGCCCACTGTGCGCCTCTTATGCACCAGGCTCTTGGGACTGTGGAGCAGGGAGCTGTCCGCTTTTCCATGTCCCATTATAATGAAGAAGAAGAGATTGACAAAGCCATTCAAGCGGTGAGGGAGCTGAGCTTATGA